Within Conger conger chromosome 3, fConCon1.1, whole genome shotgun sequence, the genomic segment CGGAGAATCAGCCCTGTCAAACTAATCAGGCCACAGACCCAAAAAAAGGAACTCTTTAAAAATCCAGCGGCTCTTTCAAATAATCTCAAAGGAGTATACGCAAGGGTACAGTAGGATAAGTACGGTGCGTAGCAGAAGCAGGCAGCAAACGCATTGCCGACAGTGTCCTCTAGTGTCCTCAGCACTACCTTTCACATCTGCAGGTCCTGCTTAAGCTGGACATGTGAATTAAAGGGAGGGCGTTATGGGTTAGGAAGCTCACCCATCGTGTCTTTTACACAGTACAAAAATGCACAATTCCGGGATTCAACACAGAAAGGCTAAAAGAACAATTCACAGtaacaaaagagaaaaggtcCAGAAAAGAAGCTAAAACAAGTGCTCTCTGTTACCAATCCACGTCTTCTCGCCAGGCTTGGTGTTAGACACAAGCAGGTATATTCAAAAGGAATAAAATCGgaacaggaggagggggagagttTTTTGTCaatgggaaggggggagggggaaggggaggggtccTCAGGTGGCGATCTCCTGCCGCCCCCCATGCACACAGGCCCCATTCAGGCCCCCCACGCTGTGCTTGTCCATGATCTGGAGAACATCGTCCAGGATGGACGGCCCCAGGTCCAGGTGCAGAGACAGCAGGGAGCCGGCGTGGGACAGGTAAGGCTGCTCCTGGAGGCCCTCATCCGGGTCCTGGAGGCACCGCTCGGCATCCAGCGAGGCCCTGGAGGGTGGCGGGGTTAGGGGGGAGGGCGTGCTGGAGGACTGCGTGGAGGACTCTCGGCTGAGGGCCGAGGCCTTGTCGTCGAGGTGCAGCCTGGGAGGTTTGGGAGGCGGGGCTTGGGTGGGCGATCCGGGCTGCGGGGGCGGGGAGTCGGGGGCGGAGTCGGAGGCGGAGGTGGAGTCGGAGGCGGGGTCGGGCTCCGGGGCGGAGCCGGAGGCCGGCAGCGTGATGGCCTGCACCGCCCCGATGACAGGCAGGGAGATGGCGTTCTTCAGCAGGGGCGAGCTCTCGGAGGAGGGCGGGTGTGTGCACACGCTGGCCGTGCGGGTGAACTGGAAGGGCGCTCCGTACTGGCTGCAGCGCTGCGACAGGCTGTGGCCCTGCTGCCCCGGGAGCAGGTGGAACTTGCCCTGCAGGAAGGACAGGTCGCCGAAAAGGTCGTTCTCGCCGCCGCTGCTCCCGATGTGGATGGTG encodes:
- the LOC133123113 gene encoding cdc42 effector protein 2-like; its protein translation is MSTKAPIYLKRGSRKGKKEKLRDILSSDMISPPLGDFRHTIHIGSSGGENDLFGDLSFLQGKFHLLPGQQGHSLSQRCSQYGAPFQFTRTASVCTHPPSSESSPLLKNAISLPVIGAVQAITLPASGSAPEPDPASDSTSASDSAPDSPPPQPGSPTQAPPPKPPRLHLDDKASALSRESSTQSSSTPSPLTPPPSRASLDAERCLQDPDEGLQEQPYLSHAGSLLSLHLDLGPSILDDVLQIMDKHSVGGLNGACVHGGRQEIAT